The following are encoded in a window of Rosa chinensis cultivar Old Blush chromosome 4, RchiOBHm-V2, whole genome shotgun sequence genomic DNA:
- the LOC112198089 gene encoding pentatricopeptide repeat-containing protein At4g02750: MFPPSPLIAWSSMLYFSCSICKLKLSRLLSLSLTKSLCTAAATSFFQTQNLKPLNSKISTHMRNGFVEEAQKLFDEMPHRNTVTWNAMIRGYFLNGLFNDAVSLFDRMTERDVFSYNTVIAGLMQCGDVEGARRVFDGMVFRDIVTWNSMISGYIRNGRIGVAVQVFDGMPVKDVVSWNLVVGGLVKYGEFDLAEEYFKKMSIRDCASWTIMISVFANAGRIVEARELFDDMPLRDVQAWNAMIVGYIENGCVELAEGLFQKMPERDFESWTQMVDGLVEAQRVNDALKLFMEMPEKCPKTWNSILLKLIRNELTREAHACLEKTPYRDVISWTNLIVGYFGIREVGVAIKLFESMPTRDTTAWNATIFGLNENDRGEEGLKLFMRMKESGLSPDKATFTSVLTICSDLPTLHLGRQTHAHIVKAGFGDIVSVSNAMVTMYARCGNMDSALLEFSSMPSRDVISWNSIICGYAHHGNGDVALEMFERMRSTDVHPNPITFVNVLSACSHAGLVSQGKYYFDMMRYTYFLQPTTEHYTCMVDLFSRFGLIDEAMSFLDQMKADGFEIPASVWGALLGACRIHKNIEVGEIAGERVLEIEPGNSGVYLILAEMYLSNGRREDAGRIKARMKEKGVKKQPGCSWIEVNNIGNVFLSGDKSHPKFRKICYVLELLYIEIETQFPKPAALLQQVQVPLNIYLG; this comes from the coding sequence ATGTTCCCGCCGAGTCCGTTAATCGCATGGAGCAGTATGCTCTACTTCTCATGCTCCATTTGTAAGCTGAAGCTTAGTCGACTCCTCTCTCTAAGCCTCACCAAATCCCTGTGTACTGCAGCTGCAACCTCTTTCTTTCAAACCCAGAATCTAAAGCCCCTCAACTCCAAAATCTCGACCCACATGCGCAATGGGTTTGTCGAAGAAGCCCAGAAACTGTTCGACGAAATGCCTCACAGAAACACCGTCACCTGGAACGCCATGATTCGTGGGTACTTTCTAAACGGGCTGTTCAATGATGCGGTCAGTTTGTTTGATCGGATGACCGAGCGGGATGTCTTCTCGTATAACACGGTGATTGCCGGGTTGATGCAATGTGGGGATGTGGAGGGGGCTAGGCGAGTCTTCGACGGGATGGTTTTCCGTGACATTGTGACTTGGAATTCAATGATTTCCGGGTATATTCGTAATGGCAGGATCGGTGTAGCAGTGCAAGTGTTTGATGGGATGCCGGTGAAGGATGTGGTTTCATGGAACTTGGTAGTTGGGGGACTTGTGAAGTATGGGGAGTTTGATTTGGCTGAGGAGTATTTTAAGAAGATGAGCATTCGAGATTGTGCTTCCTGGACTATAATGATTTCGGTGTTTGCTAATGCAGGACGGATTGTTGAAGCTCGAGAGCTCTTTGATGACATGCCTCTGAGGGATGTTCAGGCTTGGAATGCGATGATAGTTGGGTATATAGAAAATGGGTGTGTTGAACTTGCAGAGGGGTTGTTTCAGAAGATGCCTGAGCGGGATTTTGAATCTTGGACTCAAATGGTAGATGGGTTGGTCGAGGCCCAAAGAGTTAATGATGCCTTGAAGCTATTCATGGAGATGCCAGAGAAATGTCCCAAAACATGGAACTCGATCCTTTTGAAATTAATAAGAAATGAGCTCACTAGAGAAGCTCATGCTTGTCTTGAGAAGACACCTTACAGAGATGTCATATCATGGACGAATTTGATTGTTGGATATTTTGGAATCAGAGAGGTTGGCGTCGCAATTAAACTTTTTGAGTCCATGCCTACTCGAgatacaactgcatggaatgCCACGATATTTGGATTAAATGAAAACGATCGTGGTGAAGAAGGTTTGAAGCTTTTCATGAGAATGAAAGAATCAGGGCTATCACCGGACAAAGCTACATTTACTAGTGTTTTGACAATCTGTTCAGACTTACCAACCTTACACCTAGGTAGACAAACTCATGCACATATAGTAAAAGCAGGATTTGGTGACATTGTTTCAGTTTCCAATGCTATGGTTACCATGTATGCAAGATGTGGGAACATGGATTCTGCTTTACTGGAATTCTCGTCCATGCCTAGCCGTGATGTCATCTCTTGGAATTCTATAATATGTGGATATGCACATCATGGGAATGGTGATGTAGCTTTGGAGATGTTCGAACGCATGAGATCAACAGATGTTCATCCAAATCCTATAACATTTGTCAATGTTCTATCCGCTTGTAGCCATGCAGGGTTGGTCAGCCAAGGTAAATACTACTTTGACATGATGAGATACACGTATTTTCTTCAACCTACAACTGAGCATTATACATGTATGGTTGATTTATTCAGTAGATTTGGGCTTATAGATGAGGCAATGAGTTTTCTAGATCAAATGAAAGCCGATGGATTTGAAATTCCTGCTAGTGTATGGGGGGCATTACTTGGAGCATGTAGAATCCACAAGAATATTGAGGTGGGTGAGATTGCTGGAGAGAGGGTTCTGGAAATAGAGCCTGGCAACTCTGGTGTATATTTGATTTTGGCAGAAATGTATTTGAGTaatggaagaagagaagatGCTGGGCGGATTAAGGCAAGGATGAAAGAGAAAGGAGTCAAGAAGCAACCGGGGTGCAGTTGGATCGAGGTAAACAACATTGGGAATGTATTTCTTTCAGGGGACAAATCCCACCCCAAATTTAGGAAGATCTGTTATGTGTTAGAATTACTGTATATAGAGATTGAGACTCAGTTTCCAAAACCTGCTGCATTGCTTCAACAAGTACAAGTTCCATTGAATATATATCTTGGCTGA